The stretch of DNA CTcacatctttctcttctctctggtcCTGGGCATCTTCACAATGGCGCTCTTGGCAAACACTCTCATGGTTCTCCTCATCTACATGGACACGCggctccacacccccatgtacttcctcCTCAGCCAGCTCTCCCTCATGGACCTCATGCTCATCTGCACCACTGTACCCAAGATGGCCCACAGCTACCTGTCTGGCACGAAGTCCATTTCTCTAGCAGGATGTGAAGCCCAGATCTTTTTCTATGTGTCCCTATTTGGTGCAGAGTGCTTCCTGTTGGCtgtcatggcctatgaccgctatgctgCCATTTGCCACCCTCTTCAGTATTTCACTCTCATGAACTGGAAACTCTGTGGGCTCATGGCTGCCTCTTCATGGTTCCTTGGTGCCTTTGATGGCATTGTTGATGTAGCTGCTACTTTGTCTTTCTCCTATTGTGGATCCCGAGAAATAGCTCAGTTCTTCTGTGATGTCCCAGCACTCCTACATCTCTCATGCACGGATACTTCCACATTCGAAACACttattttcatctgttttgtAGTAATGCTCCTCGTCCCTTTGTCACTCATCATCATCTCCTACACACGTGTAATCATCACCGCCAGTCGCATGAGTTCTGGGGAGGGTCGACACAAGGCTTTCACCACCTGTACTTCACATCTTATTGTTGTGGGGATGTATTATGGAGCAGCTATGTTCATATATATGAGACCCACTTCTAATAGATCCCCAACTCAGGACAAGATAGTGTCAGCCTTCTACACCATCCTCACTCCAACGCTGAATCCCCTTATATACAGTCTCCGGAACAAAGATGTGGCCAAAGCATTCAGTAAGGTACTAGGAAAGAGGTAAtctagagaaataaaatggattagtggtttatggaaatttttttctgtcttaactcttctctctttaaattcatttatttaaaaaagcaattcagCAAAAAGTGTATAAACTATTTTCCTAAATTAGGCATCAGACTTGATAGGCTCTGGGTATACATTCAATGAATTGATATATTTTGCTTTCACTGTGTATTCATTTTGGTTTTAAGTGTACTCAATGAAATTCTTGAGAAGTGAGTAATTAAGTTAATAAAGTTTCACTCCCCTTTCTAgaactaaataataaacaaaattgtCCTAAATgattttccttattttcaaaaTCCAAAATCTTATTGAAATGCTTCTATAATGACTTATGCACTGAGTTAGCTACCGCATTtgcctgtttcattttgttattaGCTCTTTCAAAATATAGGCTAACCAGAGAGGCACACATATTTGttcatttaccaaaaaaaaaaggttgtcctataataaatattacttattttGACAGAGaaggcttttttcttttgtttgacttcCCTGATACACTGAGCATTTGTACATCTGAATAATTCTTACAGTGGAACCACTTATATTCCAGAGTTTTGGCAGATAATACAGTATCATCACTTTGTATATATTATAAGTCTTGTAAGTTTCATGATGCCTGGTTATAATCCAAAATTAATtctgagttctctgatgttctctgACATCATCTGGGGTGACCACCATTTCAGACAGGTGATTACAGGTAACTTTGGTCTCTGCTTCAAGCTCAGGAGATAGGTACTattactttagaaaaaaaaagtgttcaggGACTCATTAAATGTGGTGTCTTGTGGGGACTGAAAAGTTTTAATGAGCGTGGCAAAGTTGAAGATCCAGGCAGTCTAGTTAAGTAACTACCTAATTGGCAAGGTATAAAACTTTACATGGTTTCTTGGGACCAAAGGGCAAAGTGCCAACTAGTGAAAGGTAGAAATTATCATGATTAGCAAGCTCAAAATGAGAAAGTTTTTTGATTACTTTGGTGACTTTTGACAGAGAAATAAGTCTAAGGATAATAAATATGCTTGGAAAACCAGTTAACATGTAAGCATTCCATGCTAATTAATACAATAGCAGGGCATGTACTAGGGCTGTTGTGACACAAATGTTGCCTCATATGAGCCTAATCTAACTGTGTAAATTTGAAATCATATCACTACAAATATATGTGCATttggaattaaaaatattttattctgatgAATCTAGATTATTTCACATAGGAAATAATCTAATAATCATCTGCACAGTTAGATCATAAGAGATCATTTATTCCATCAACTGATTTTACAATAAATGTCATTGAATATGTTGAGTCAGACTAggatgtttctctttttaaaaactaatcagtagggacttccctggtcatccagtggttaagaacctgcctgttaacgcagagggcatgggttatatccctggtctgggaactagtatcccacaactactgagcctgtgcacaacaattaagacccagcacagcaaaataaataaatagtaatgtaaaaaaaaaaaaaagatgacctccaactaaaaaaaaaaaaaaaaaaaaagatgagaaagcaACTCTATATAATTCTCACGAAACAGCTAATCAAGCTTCAAAGGCACTAAATAACTAAAATAGCAAATAGTAGTATTGAAATATATTGTTACTCATagcattaatttattattttgaaaagtgttttgcattttaaaatattttaattatacatggtaaaaaaaggaatgataaaataaatatgcagaTATCCCACACAGAAGATATTTTATCTTAACCTgatgactttatttcttttcttatttttaatgacaCTAGATTTCAGCTAGAGTCGATGCCCTGTGTGTAATTCCGCACAATCATACCATTCACTTCTTACCTTCCCTGCCATAATCACAGACTTGAATTTGTGGTTAAATATTTCCAGCAATGATATTATATTTTGCTGAACATATTCATAAAACTTATACAATGTGATTTAGATGATATTTATACTTGATACATTAGTTATTATACTCTACACATAATTCTTCAACTTGCATGTTGAATCAAGTTCACTCATGTGAATTTTTAAACACTTGTAGAATATCCCACTGGATAAATATAATATCAACTTATTTCTGCATGCtcctattgatggatatttgggttgatATACATTCTACATCATTACAAATAACAATTACAATGAATTCAAAGGCTTTCTGGTATCCACTCTCTGAAGATTAGAAATAACAGTGGGAGAtatttccatggacaaaggactcTACTGACCAGGCATGATTTTATGAATAGTGGTCAGATAATATCCAATAAGCAGAAGCTCAGATCCCATGGCGATTTTTTGTGTTCCATTGTGTAGAATTAAGTCTACAAAGCCTAGTAAAGCATGAGGAGCTTCTCAAATATTCTTTCCATAGAATTGACAGAGGATCTGCAGATCATCAACATAGATCCTTTATGCACCAGTGGATCAGGTATCACAAAGCCCAGTTACAAAGCAACTTGCTCAATATTCTGAATTAGCTACAAAGGAGCTTAATGTACTTGGGGACTGAGATGAAATGAATAGGAAGAATTTTAGTAAGCCTCCACCTACCCCTCATTTGTCACTTATAGGGAGGAACTGTCCAACTATTCTTATTTATAGTGCTATTGGAGCTTCTGAGTATTTACTGGGAGACTCCTCCCATAGATCCTTCTCAAGGAAATAATATATGATTTCACATTTCCTGGTGATTGGAGGAACTAACACATCTCCCCAAACTGTTCAATTGATGATTATTATCAGGCATTTGAATCTGAGTTTCAAAGACTAGGGTCAGGCAGGAACTTTTAGGGGAAGTGGACCAGagagacaaataagaacttaatGATTGTTGAGTGAAACTGAATGTTTGAATCACTACTGCATAAGGAGAGATAGATCAATAGTGACTAGTGATGTCTATTTTAAGACAATGTGTGGCcatttgggggcttccttggtggctcaaatggtaaagaatctgcctgcagtgcaggaaacgcaggtttgatccctgggttgagaagatactgtggagaagggaatggctacccaccctagtattcttgcctggagcattccatggacggaggagcctggcaggctacagtccacgtggacacaaacagttggacatgactgagcgactaattcTTTCACTTGAATGTTTGAAATACTTCCcccaaaataatagtaataaagtgGTACAAACAGGAAAGCCCTTCATTATCTCATTAATCCTCTCAGGTTATATGCTTATGAGTTAGCAAATAATTCTGCTCCTTTTCTTAGCTATAGTAAAGCAAAATATCTCTGGCAGCAAGCCTATGCATCATGTGAAAGCTATTTAATGAAGAACAAGCATATTCTGGGCTTATTAGTATCTTAACCTAAAAGTGtcaactgacaaaaaaaaaatatgaggaaCTAAAAAAGCTTATTGAACAAGTTTTGCCATGAAATAGAGAACAGTGgcatatagatggagaaacaatgaaaacaatgacagactatattttcttgggctccaaaattaccgcagatggtgactgcagccatgaaatttaaaaatgcttgctccttggatgaaaagctatgaccaacctagacagcattttaaaaagcagagacattacaaaggcaaagaagaaaaggaaagatatacctatttgaatgcagagttccaaagaatagcaaggagagataagaaagccttcctcagtgatcagtgcaaagaaagaggggaagacaatagaatgagaaagactagagatctcttcaagaaaatcagagataccaagggaatatttcatacaaagatgggctcaataaaggacagaaatgatatggacctaacagaagcagaagatattaagaagaggtggcgaggatacacaggagaactgcacaaaaaagatcatgaccagataatcacgatggtgtgatcactcacctagagccagacatcctggaatgtgaagttaagtgggccttaggaagcatcactatgaacaaaggtagtagaagtgatgaaattctagttgagctatttcaaatcctgaaagatgatgttgtgaaagcactgcactcactatgccagcaaatttggaaaactcagcagtgaccacaagactggagaaggtcagttttcattccaatcccaaataaaggcaatgccaaagaatgctcaaactaccgcacaattgcactcatctcacacgctagtataataatgctcaaaattctccaagccaggcttcagcaatatgtgaaccatgaacttccagatgttcaagctggtattagaaaaggcagaggaaccagagatcaaactgccaacatcctctggatcattgaaaaagcaagagaattccagaaaaacatctatttctgctttattgactatgccaaggcctttgactgtgtggatcacaataaactgtggaaaattctgaaagaggtgggaataccagaccgcctgacctgcctcctgagaaatctgtatgcaggtcaggaagcaacagttagaactggacatggaacaatagactgattccaaatgggaaaaggagtacgtcaaggctgtatattgtcaccctgcttatttaacttatatgcagagtacatcatgagaaatgctgggctggatgaagcacaagctggaatcaagattcagaagaaatatcaataatctcagacatgcagatgacatcactcttatggcagaaagtgaagaagaacttaagagtctcttgatgaaagtgaaagaggagagtgaaaaagttgtcttaaagctcaacattcataaaactaagatcatggcatctggtcccatcactttgtggcaaacagatggggaaacagtggctggctgactatttttctgggccccaaaatcacagcagatggtgactgcagccacaaagttaaaagatgcttactccttggaaggaaagttatgaccaacctagacagtatattaaaaagcagagacattatcttgccaacaaaggtttgtctagtcaaagctatggtttttccagtagtcatgtatggatgtgagagttggactataaagaaagctcagtgccaaagaattgatgcttttgaactgtggtgttggagaagactcttgagagtcccttggactctgcaaggagatccaatcagtccatcctaagggagatcagtcctgagtgttcattggaaggactgatgttgaagctgaaactccaatactttggccacctcatgtgaagagctgactcatttgaaaagaccctgatgctgggaaagatcgagggcaggaggagaagaggacgacagaggatgagatggttggatggcatcacgactcagtggacatgagtttgagtaaactccaggagttggtgatggacagggaggcctggcatgctgtggtccatggggttgcaaagagtcagacatgaatgagtgactgaattgaactgaactgaactctagtTTAGAGAAAAAGCCATTATACAAAATAAtaggataaaaattaaaaaggaaattaatatcTGTTTTATGGATCAAATTTTGTCTCTCAAATTTTATATGTCGAAATCCCAATAActtagaatgtgaccttatttggagatacGGTCCttacagaggtaatcaagttaacAGGAGGTCACTAGGGTGAGTGTTAATCCAAATGATTAAATCcttataaaaaagaggaaatatggATACAGACACAAATACAGCGAGAttgccatgtgaagatgaaggaatATGTCAGGGTTATTTTCTACAAGCCAGGGAGTATCAAAGATTGCCAGCAACCATCAGAAGCTAGGTCAGAGGCATGtaactgtttcttccttgtaGGTCTCAGGAAGAACCAGTTTTGCTGACTCCTTGAAGTGACATTTCTAGCCCAGAATTGTGAGACAGTAAGTTTTGATTGTTTAGTACTCCTGGTTTTTGATAACTTGTTATGGTAGTGTAACAAATATAATATGATTAAATGCCAAAAGTGTGATTATAGTGTTAATGATTGAGATAGCTGaagcttttattttctgaattcatATTTTGGATAAAGCTTTATGTTGAGTAATTTATAGAAGTAATCTGTAATCTCTGCAACAATCCTGAGAGACAGATATTAGTCTCactatagattttctttttaaaaaatagagaaatcttGATAGTATCACTGTTGGCAGTAGAGCAGTGATTGAAACTCAGATATGTCTAATCTCAGAATGGATGTCCCTGATCAGCACAGTGCATTACTTTTGGGAAAGAACAGTAGGAGGAGCCACATGATTGAGTTTAGTGAGTTGGGAGCACATTGTCTATCAAAATGCAATAGAGTTCATGGGATGAAGCCATGATTCTAGAGGTGGAATAAAGGAACAAACTGAAAATGTTGCAGTGGCTTGAAAAATGAAGCATACTGTTCATGAAGGAAGTATGTTGAGACCTCACATCAGAAAATATGGATGAATGTAGAATTGTCAGAGTTTGTGATGAAAAAATTATGAGAAGAAACCTCCTGAGATGGTGGATATAACTTCTGGTGCAGTAGCCCAAGCCTCAATATAAATAGTTGCTATTTGTTCTTCTGAGAATTTGGAACTTGTGGAAGATTTTGAAGAGGAGAGGGACATAACTCAATGGTATTAAAAAGAGTAATCAGAGAATATTTCACCCAGGGGATGGGAAGTGATAGACTTACTTAACAGAAAGTTGAATGATGCTTCtgggaaaacagaagaaattttcAGAAGTAGTGTACCTTTCCAAAAGAGACCAGCTTATCTCTATATGAAATACTAAGAGAAGGTCCTCTTTGAAGCAGGAAGATGGACTACAGCAGTGGTCCTCAAACATTAGCCAGCATCCAAATCGCTTGCAGGCTTATTGAAACATAGctttgattcagtaggtctggtgGTACCTGGGGATGTGCATTTTGCAGCACACGGAACCTTTGATCTTCAAAGGGCATGAGGAATCTTAGGCCGAGGTTAAGTTGATCAGGGCTCTAAATTAGTATTAGTGTCTAAGTAGAGTAGACCAAAGCACGTTATGGCCCTCTCCTCCCACAAATCACACACACGAATGCTGATTTCACCACAGAATAGCAAAGGAGGGGCAACCTAGAATGCACATGCAATCACCAGAGCAAGGAGAGTGACagtagaagaaaacaggaaagacactgtttgcaaatgatacCCACAGTGCAATGATGGGTCACCTGCCACAGTCCAAcatcaaagcaggagatgcagtctCTGGATAATAGAATTGCATATGCATTCTACCAACAAATAGATGAGAGCAAGGACAGGGCAATTCTGGCTGGGCTTGAAAGTTCTAAAACACTGAGggaccctctttttttttttggctgcaccatctggcatgtgggatcttagttccctgaccagggattgaacctgcaatcCCCTGCatgtggtcttaaccactgggctgccagggaagtccatgagggaccctctttaagaaaaaaagaatatacaatggtgaATAAAATACTGATAGGTCCTTCTAATGGACTTTAGCTTCAGTTAAATCCTTCTCTGGATAGAGAAATCTCAAGTTACTGCCCTTTCAAGCtgaaacataaattaaaattctgtctttttttttttttactttctcattcacaattaaatatttgtgatgtataaattattttcaattatttaccAATTATTctgaactggaatttcatcatctatATTATTGTATACGTAGTAATCCTGCTTAGTCACTAAAAATGGTGCACAAATAAGAGTATATAAATGCAAATGCTAATATCTCCTGGCAACAACAGATTATTAATTATAGTTATTTTACTATACTATATAGGCAATGACATTAAAAAtactctcttcctcctcttcctctgttttagaattacatatttacatatgatAAGTTTATGGATATAATCCTATCTAATAATAGGTTATATGTTCCTCAATGAGTCAAATGCTCTGTCTAGACGCTGTGATTTGTATGTTTAATAATCacaacaacccaattaaaaagttatttctactatgtaaaagaagtaaaatgaacaCATAGAAATAACTTGTCAGTGGACATGCAGGTTGGTGGAACCTGAGTGTGATTAACACCACCTGACTACAAACTCTCTACTcattcttttccagtcctgacaCATCATGTATGTTGATTTATAAATATAGTACATAAGGTGGACAGTGTATAAATAATTATCCAGATATTTAATGTTTATAACTTCTTGTGGTTCTAGATACAGAAAATATTCATCATGGAATGGGACAATCAGACATTCAACCCTGACTTCATCTTGATGGGAATTTTTAGGTACACGCCCACTcacatctttctcttctctctggtcCTGGGCATCTTCACAATGGCGCTCTTGGCAAACACTCTCATGGTTCTCCTCATCTACCTGGACACGCggctccacacccccatgtacttcctcCTCAGCCAGCTCTCCCTCATGGACCTCATGCTCATCTGCACCACTGTACCCAAGATGGCCCACAGCTACCTGTCTGGCAGGAAGTCCATTTCTCTAGCAGGATGTGAAGCCCAAATATTCCTCTATGTGTCTCTCCTTGGTGCAGAGTGCTTCTTGTTGGCtgtcatggcctatgaccgctatgttgcCATTTGCTATCCTCTTCAGTATTTCAGTCTCATGAACTGGAAACTCTGTGGACTCATGGCTGCCTCTTCATGGTTCCTTGGTGCCTTTGATGGCATTGTTGATGTAGCTGCTACTATGTCTTTCTCCTATTGTGGATCCCGAGAAATAGCTCAGTTCTTCTGTGATGTCCCAGCACTCCTACATCTCTCATGCACGGATACATCCACATTCGAAACACTTATTTTCATCTGTTG from Muntiacus reevesi chromosome 20, mMunRee1.1, whole genome shotgun sequence encodes:
- the LOC136151649 gene encoding olfactory receptor 2M2-like, which gives rise to MEWENQTFNPDFILMGIFRYTPTHIFLFSLVLGIFTMALLANTLMVLLIYMDTRLHTPMYFLLSQLSLMDLMLICTTVPKMAHSYLSGTKSISLAGCEAQIFFYVSLFGAECFLLAVMAYDRYAAICHPLQYFTLMNWKLCGLMAASSWFLGAFDGIVDVAATLSFSYCGSREIAQFFCDVPALLHLSCTDTSTFETLIFICFVVMLLVPLSLIIISYTRVIITASRMSSGEGRHKAFTTCTSHLIVVGMYYGAAMFIYMRPTSNRSPTQDKIVSAFYTILTPTLNPLIYSLRNKDVAKAFSKVLGKR